The [Bacillus] selenitireducens MLS10 genome includes a region encoding these proteins:
- the betB gene encoding betaine-aldehyde dehydrogenase — MNLTCKQYINGEWVDAVSGETRTIINPFNQDVIATVPEGNRDDAKAAIAAARQAFDDGAWAERPATERGAIVRTIAELIERDREELAELESLDTGKTVEESRGDMDDIAGVFRYYAEMADKSGGELIDSPVAESVSKVVYEPVGVCGQITPWNYPLLQASWKLAPALITGNTLVMKPSEITPLTTVKVFALMEEAGVPKGVANLVLGAGHTVGAELSESLDVDLISFTGGIVTGKKIMQAASVNVKKLALELGGKNPNIIFADADFDTAVDQALNGVFFHAGQICSAGTRLVVEESIHDAFVDALVKRVENFKLGNGFDDDTQMGPLISKEHLEKVEAYVENGVKEGANLVTGGKRPEDPALKNGFFYLPTIFTGCKSEMDVVQDEAFGPVITVETFKTEEEAVTIANDSIYGLAGGVWTNDIVKAERCAKKMRMGTVWINDFNLYFPHAPWGGFKQSGIGRELGKLGIEEYTESKHIFQNLNPQPLNWF, encoded by the coding sequence GCCGCAGCCAGACAGGCCTTTGATGACGGCGCGTGGGCGGAGCGCCCGGCAACGGAGCGAGGTGCGATCGTCAGAACGATTGCCGAATTGATCGAGCGTGACCGTGAAGAACTCGCCGAACTCGAATCCCTTGATACAGGGAAGACCGTCGAGGAGAGCCGCGGAGACATGGACGATATCGCCGGCGTCTTCCGCTATTACGCAGAGATGGCGGACAAGAGCGGCGGGGAGCTGATCGACAGCCCTGTAGCGGAATCGGTCAGTAAAGTGGTCTATGAGCCCGTCGGCGTATGCGGCCAGATCACGCCGTGGAATTACCCGCTCCTGCAGGCATCATGGAAGCTCGCACCGGCTCTCATTACCGGGAACACCCTCGTCATGAAGCCGAGTGAGATCACACCACTGACAACGGTGAAGGTATTCGCATTAATGGAGGAAGCCGGTGTCCCGAAGGGCGTCGCCAACCTCGTTCTTGGTGCCGGTCATACCGTTGGAGCCGAGCTGTCAGAGAGCCTCGACGTCGATTTGATTTCCTTTACCGGCGGGATCGTCACCGGGAAGAAGATCATGCAGGCAGCAAGCGTCAACGTGAAGAAGCTCGCCCTTGAGCTTGGCGGGAAGAATCCGAATATCATCTTCGCTGATGCGGACTTCGACACAGCCGTCGATCAGGCGCTGAACGGTGTCTTCTTCCACGCGGGACAGATCTGTTCTGCAGGGACTCGCCTCGTCGTGGAAGAATCGATTCACGACGCATTCGTCGACGCCCTCGTAAAACGCGTGGAGAACTTCAAGCTCGGGAACGGGTTTGATGACGATACCCAGATGGGGCCGCTTATTTCCAAGGAGCACCTTGAAAAGGTCGAAGCCTACGTTGAGAACGGCGTCAAAGAAGGCGCGAACCTCGTCACCGGCGGCAAGCGTCCTGAGGATCCGGCCCTGAAGAACGGGTTCTTCTACTTGCCGACGATCTTCACCGGATGCAAATCCGAGATGGACGTCGTGCAGGATGAAGCGTTCGGCCCGGTGATTACCGTTGAGACCTTTAAGACGGAAGAAGAGGCGGTTACGATCGCCAACGACTCCATCTACGGCCTCGCAGGCGGCGTATGGACAAACGATATCGTGAAGGCGGAGCGCTGCGCGAAGAAGATGCGCATGGGCACCGTCTGGATCAACGACTTCAACCTCTACTTTCCGCACGCACCGTGGGGCGGCTTTAAGCAGTCCGGCATCGGGCGTGAGCTCGGCAAACTCGGGATCGAAGAATACACGGAATCCAAGCACATCTTCCAAAACCTGAACCCGCAGCCATTGAACTGGTTCTGA
- a CDS encoding GNAT family N-acetyltransferase: MTREIRPVDASNWRAIIALKPKAHQESFIEPNAVSILESFYDRSLKWSCYGLYEDGKPVGFMMAGAGSLYERYIWLDRFMLDGAYQGDGRGKAFLALIIRFLSAKWYVKTIKTSMKADNEAVKHLYTSAGFVSTGTIDPEFDEEVWVYQVT; the protein is encoded by the coding sequence ATGACGAGAGAGATCCGTCCCGTCGATGCGTCAAACTGGCGGGCGATCATCGCCCTCAAACCGAAAGCCCATCAGGAGTCCTTCATTGAACCGAACGCCGTCTCCATCCTCGAATCGTTTTATGACCGCAGCCTCAAGTGGTCATGCTATGGTCTGTATGAAGACGGCAAACCCGTCGGCTTTATGATGGCCGGCGCAGGGAGCCTGTATGAACGCTACATCTGGCTCGACCGGTTTATGCTCGACGGCGCCTATCAGGGAGACGGCCGCGGCAAAGCCTTCCTCGCCCTCATCATCCGCTTCCTCTCAGCCAAGTGGTACGTGAAGACGATCAAGACGAGCATGAAGGCGGACAATGAAGCGGTGAAGCATCTGTACACCTCCGCGGGCTTCGTCTCCACCGGCACCATCGACCCAGAGTTCGATGAAGAGGTGTGGGTGTATCAGGTAACGTGA
- a CDS encoding class I SAM-dependent methyltransferase, translated as MTTMEESTMDDQTKWNDKHARRIKSGKIPGANPVLADQIPVTENAVAIDLACGLGANALMLADRGYTVTAFDVSDTATDFVNAKAEELGRPVKAKAMDLTSIEGQTAVTATAPVDLAVITYYLDRDLMELVKDLIRPGGYVFIETYVSLPGMENTPVREDFKLHPAELVNSFEDWGIMYFDFDETNGTQTILVRKKTTHH; from the coding sequence ATGACAACGATGGAGGAATCAACGATGGACGATCAGACAAAATGGAACGACAAACACGCTCGACGCATCAAATCCGGTAAGATTCCGGGTGCGAATCCGGTCCTCGCCGATCAGATCCCGGTGACAGAGAACGCCGTTGCCATCGATCTCGCCTGCGGCCTCGGGGCGAACGCCCTGATGCTCGCAGACCGCGGCTACACGGTGACGGCCTTTGATGTGTCGGATACGGCAACGGATTTCGTCAACGCCAAGGCTGAGGAGCTCGGGCGTCCTGTAAAAGCCAAAGCGATGGATCTCACGTCCATCGAAGGCCAGACCGCCGTGACAGCAACGGCCCCGGTGGATCTCGCCGTCATCACTTACTACCTCGACCGGGATCTGATGGAGCTCGTCAAAGACCTCATCCGCCCCGGAGGCTACGTCTTCATTGAAACGTACGTCTCTCTCCCAGGAATGGAAAACACCCCCGTGCGTGAAGACTTTAAGCTGCATCCCGCCGAACTCGTGAACAGCTTCGAGGACTGGGGGATCATGTATTTCGACTTCGACGAAACGAACGGAACCCAGACGATTCTCGTCCGGAAGAAAACGACCCACCATTAA
- the mgtE gene encoding magnesium transporter has protein sequence MNRLNEEAREQYFDQIFRALKYKKKDEFLELFLELHPTDQMELFLDLYDDKRPMFYEYLSAEEFAEIFQGLDFENQTEVVKELDKTYAAHMFNFMQSDDVADFIGEIEDEDAKAILSAMEQEDADEVRELLSYPDESAGSLMTKEFVAIYAHESVQNVMADLREKGIEAETIYYLYVIDEKDKLAGVVSLRDLITAPLDETIENLMSTRVVSVEAHTDQEDVARMISDYDLLAAPVVTSTNELIGIVTVDDVIDVLEEEATEDFGEIAAAKGATDVNITSFAAAKKRSPWIIMLMFFGLITAGVIGQFEETLEEIVLLAVFIPLIMDSAGNTGTQSLAVMVRSLATGSFEKKGLWNTIKREFGTGIMLGLICAATLMIIVPFIYGSYMLAFVVGASLFLTLSIATIIGAVVPVIITKLKLDPAIASGPFITTVNDILGLMIYFTIATSLIAYL, from the coding sequence GTGAACCGATTGAATGAAGAAGCAAGAGAGCAGTACTTCGACCAGATCTTCAGAGCGTTGAAGTACAAGAAGAAAGACGAATTTCTGGAGCTGTTTTTGGAGCTCCACCCGACAGATCAGATGGAACTCTTCCTTGATCTGTATGACGACAAGCGCCCGATGTTCTATGAATATCTGTCCGCAGAAGAATTTGCGGAAATTTTCCAGGGCCTTGATTTTGAGAATCAGACCGAAGTGGTAAAAGAACTCGACAAAACGTACGCCGCGCATATGTTCAACTTCATGCAGTCCGATGACGTCGCCGACTTCATCGGTGAGATTGAAGACGAAGATGCCAAGGCCATCTTGAGTGCCATGGAACAAGAAGATGCCGACGAGGTCCGTGAGCTCCTCAGCTATCCGGATGAATCCGCCGGTTCCCTCATGACGAAGGAATTCGTCGCGATTTACGCCCACGAAAGCGTGCAAAACGTCATGGCCGACCTGCGAGAGAAAGGCATCGAAGCGGAGACGATTTACTACCTGTACGTCATCGACGAGAAAGACAAGCTCGCCGGCGTCGTCTCGCTCCGTGATCTGATCACGGCTCCATTGGACGAAACCATCGAAAATCTGATGAGTACGCGGGTCGTATCCGTCGAAGCACACACCGATCAGGAAGACGTGGCGCGGATGATCTCCGACTACGACCTCCTCGCCGCCCCTGTTGTGACGAGTACGAACGAACTGATCGGGATCGTCACCGTCGATGACGTCATCGATGTCCTCGAAGAAGAGGCCACGGAAGACTTCGGCGAGATCGCCGCAGCCAAAGGCGCGACAGACGTCAACATCACGTCCTTCGCCGCTGCGAAGAAGCGCTCGCCGTGGATCATCATGCTCATGTTCTTCGGCCTCATCACAGCCGGGGTCATCGGGCAGTTCGAAGAGACCCTTGAAGAGATTGTCCTCTTGGCTGTCTTCATCCCGCTCATTATGGACTCCGCCGGAAACACCGGTACGCAGTCCCTCGCTGTTATGGTTCGTTCTCTCGCGACAGGCTCCTTCGAGAAGAAAGGACTCTGGAACACGATCAAGCGTGAGTTCGGTACCGGCATTATGCTCGGTCTCATCTGTGCGGCGACGCTGATGATCATCGTGCCGTTCATTTACGGGAGCTACATGCTCGCCTTTGTCGTCGGTGCTTCACTGTTCTTGACCTTGAGCATCGCTACGATCATCGGGGCCGTCGTCCCGGTCATCATCACGAAGCTGAAGCTCGACCCGGCGATTGCCTCCGGGCCTTTCATCACGACCGTCAACGATATCCTCGGTCTGATGATCTACTTCACCATCGCAACATCCCTGATCGCGTATCTTTAA